The Candidatus Omnitrophota bacterium nucleotide sequence TGGGAGCAAGTCCCCAAGTCCCCAAATCCCCAAGTCCCCCTGTTCCATAGTCCCAAAATCAAATCCCTGCTGGACGTTCGATCTTGACTTTCTGTCCCGAAGCGAGGGCTTCTTGTCCGCGGATGCACGCCAGAGCGGCTAGCGTACCCCGCACGCCGTCGCAGAGGTTCGGCGCACCGGTGCGAATCGTATGGGCAAAGCCTTCGAGTTCCCAACGGTAAGGATCGTAGGGGGAGAAACTGGCCGATCCGCCGCCGCCCGTCGCCGCTCCGCCCGTATTGTGCGCTTGGAAAGCGGCTCCGGCGGCGTCTTCTTTCGCAATTTCGACCTTAGTCTCTTGGCCCGCTTTTTTGGATTTGGTCTCATCCCAGCCGCTTTCCCAGAAGAGATAGGTTTCATTTTCGTTGCTGAGAATGATAGTGGCGCGGGTTCCCATGATCTGCTCGTAGTAGTTGTCGAAACGGTTGCTTTGAATGGCGGAATACGTAACCGTTCGTTTGTTGCTATACTCGTAAATGGCATAGATGTGATCGTCTACGTCGCGGTCGTCCACCGTATAGCCGCGATGCTCCGCCCGTTTGGCTTCGTCGCCGATGGAGGTGTAATCCGGTAGCATATCCTGATCCAACTGCGATTTGCATTTGCCGCCGGAAGCCTGGACGGCTATGGGAGCCTCGTCGCCGAAGAACCAGTTGGTAATAGCGAGTTGATGGCTGGCCAATTCCGTCCACATTCCGCGAGATACGGGAGAATACCAGCGCCAGTTGACAAGCTGCTGGATGTCTTTATATCCGTATTTCGTAGGATCCATAGCTAAAAGTTCTTGTTTCAAATCGGGATTGACGTGAATCCAATAGTTCCAGTCCGTATTGCGATGCCACAATCCGCGAATGTGATATACGTTGCCCAATAAGCCTTCAGCGAACATGCGGTAGGCGTCCCAATATAACGGATTGTAAAAGCGTTGATGGCCTACTTGCAGATTGAGATTCTTCTCGCGGGCGATTTGAACCGCTTTCGCGCATTCCTCGACTTCGAACGCCATTGTCTTCTCCGTGAAGACGTGCTTTCCGGCTTCCAAGGCTCTGATCGCCATCGGCCCGTGATATTTCAAAGGCGAAGCGATCAAAATGGCTTCCACTTCAGTATCCTCGAGCATCTGATCGTAGGATTCGTAAGCTTTGGGATTGGGGGAATGGCCGGATTGCTTAATAGCATCCAGCCCCAGTTTCATATTGTCGGGGCGGATGTCGTATGAACCGATCAAATACATATATTTCGGCGTGGAGTTGGTGATGAGAACGCGGCCTTCCATGCCGGTTCCGATAATGGCGGCTTTGACCGGTCCCGCATTAGTGGCGGTATAAGCGAAACCCGCGAGAGGAGGCAGCGTAGCAACCGCCTTGAGAAAATTACGTCTGCCGATAAATTTCTGTTCTTCTGTTAACTGCATGATTCGATCCTTTCCCAATATATTTTCTAGGGTTAATTATTTTCTGTTTTTTACTGAACCGGCTGTAACTGTTCCGCATCGGGGCCGGCGACGGTTTTATGGCGGCGGAGGAATTGACGGATATACGGATCGAATCCGACGATTTGGCCGGTATTGATCGTAAGCAAAGCTAATAGCGCCAATAATTCCACTAAGTTCTTATTGACGATCAAGTAATTTCCTTCGTTGCCGATCATCATTTTCCCCGCCCATTGGGCATGATGCAGCCAGGATTCGTACTGAATCCAAGGAGACGCGCTGGCGGAGATAGCCGCCTTCATGGTTTCCGGCGTTACGAATGTAAGATCGAACGGCGGCGCGGCGCAATAAAACATAGTCAGCAAAACAACGCCGACCAAGCAGGACAAGCGGGTAAACAAGCCCAGCATCAATCCCAGACCCACAAGAAATATCGCCCACGGCATCATGAAATTCGTGAACGCCATCAAACTCTCGTTAGCCGCCATCTGGTTGAAATAAGGAGAAAACGGGCCCCAAGACCCCGTCAAATAGGGCGCGGCCGACCATGTGGGATGCGCGAGTTTTACCCAGCCCTCGCGCAGAAAATGCCAGCCGATCCCGATTCGCAGCAAGACGAAGAAAAATTGCTGCGCGCATGTCAGACGATATCGCGGTTCTTTGTTTGACACGATTTTATCAATACCTCCACGCAATCTGTGTTGAAATTGGACGCAATAATTTCCGAGCGGCCCTTATCGTCCGGCATCGGTATCAAAATCGCGCCTATATCCTTATCCTTACGATTTTCACAATATTCGAGAGTTTTCTCAACCCCCATCACGCAAAAAGCCGTCGAAAGAGCCTCCGCCAAAGCGGCGGTCGGCGCCACGACGCTCACGCTGAATACCTTGCAAGACGGCCAACCGGTGCGGGGATCGATGATATGGCCGTACCGTTTCCCCTCATGCAAAAAAAATTGCTCTTCGCTTCCCGAGGAGGAAAAGCCTTGGTTTTTCAATTGCAATCGGGCGATAGGACGCTCGCAGTCGAAGGGATTGCGGACGTCGATTTGCCAGGACTCCTTCCAGGCGGGCGCTCCGGAAGCCAGCACGCTGCTGAATCCGCCGTTGAGGAGAACGTCTTTCAATCCGCGATCCCGCGCGATTTTCATGGCGTGATCCAATGCGAGGCCTTTGCCGATGCTGGCGGGAGTGATTTCGATATCCGGCTTCGTAAACTGGATCGTCTTCCTCTCTTCGTCCAACGCAATGCCATCCATGCCGATCCGCTTTTTCGCCGCTTCGATGTCTTCGGGATGAGGGATGACTCCTTTTCTTTGAAAAAAACCCCAACAGCGGGACAACGGCGTCGTTGTGATGTCGAACGCCCCTTCCGTCTCCCGATGGATGCGTTTGGCAAGCTTCACCATCTCGGCGATTTCCTCGCCTACCGGAACCGGTTCGAGAGCCGCTCTTTCGTTGACCTCTTTCAGCTCGCTTCTTCCCCGCCAGATGTTCAGCAAATAGTCGAAACGGTCGATTTCGTCGAGAACGTACATCCCCGTCTCGCGGGCTTGCGCTTTTTCATAGGTCCCGAATATCACTTCGAAATGGCTCGCCATCGCTTCCCGTCTCATGCGGACGTAAGACCGGTCGAGTCCAAGAAACGCGAGGGGATTTTTTAAATCGAGCGCTTCGGCGGCTTGCCCGGCGAGTTTTTTAAACCCTTCGCTGAAAAAACTTCTCCGGTTGGTAGGCATGGCGCGTCTCAAGGCGATATCCTTTCCCGGCGGATGAAAAATCGGATAGAGATTATTGTATCCATCTACCCCCTATTTCGTAAGAACGGCTCTTTCCCCCTTTTTTTCGATAGAAAGAACGCAACAATCCATAAAGAGAAAACTTCATAAGATGACTTCTGCGCCGACTTGAAAACGCATGATCCATATTACAATACGAGATGCAGGATTAATTAATTCAAGACGCTTTTCCTTAAAACCATGAATCCTATCGTTGCGATCGAACGATGCGATAGCTATCGATTGTCCGCCGTGCGCGGCGCTGTGGAAAACGCTTTGGCGCCCTTGGGCGGGATGCCCGCCTTCGTAAAGCGCGGCGATCGCGTATTGTTGAAACCCAATCTGCTTTTCGCCAAACCGGCGGAAATGGCGGTAACCACTCACCCGGCGCTGGTGGAAGCCGTCGCTTTGATGGTCTTGGACTGCGGAGGAATTCCCGTCATTGGCGACAGCCCCCCTATGACAAGCGCCCTCCGCGCCGCGCGCGCCTGCGGCGTCGCCGCCGCCGCCCAGCGTTGCGGCGTTGAAATTGTCGAATTCCGCCATCCCGCTTCCGTTTTCCGCCGTCAACCGATTCTTACGGCAGGCGTCGCCGTTCCCCAGATGGAAAAAAGTCTGTTGGAAATGGACGTCATTATCAACCTTCCCAAATTCAAAAGCCATCAGCAAATGCTTCTTACCTGCGCCGTTAAAAATCTCTACGGCTGCGTCGTCGCCCGCCGTAAAGCCTTTTGGCACTTCCGCCTGCGCCGGAATCCACTTCTCTTCGCCGAAATGCTTCTCGCCCTCCTGGAAAGAATCTCGCCGGAATTGACTATCGTAGATGCTGTCGTTGGCATGGAGGGAAATGGACCGGGACATGGCCAACCCAAACCGATAGGCCTAATCCTCGCCGGACGAAACGCCATTGCGATCGATCGAGTCGCCGCAGAAATCGTCAACATCCCTTGGAAGGAACATTTCGTGTTGAACGCCGCCGAACATTTGGGATTCGACGGCGTCGATCTAAAAAATATTCGAGTGGAAGGTCTTCCCTTAGATGAGGCTCGCGTGGAAGCGTTCCAAATCCCCGATCTTTCTCCCATCGGTTTTTCCATCGCTCACTTGATAAAGGGATTGATAAAGTATATTAGATATCGTCTAGTTTCCAAAACCAAAAGCGTTCATTGACTTTATTTATACTAAAATTTTACGCTTTGCTACTATTCATTACCGAATAAATCGATGTTATTATAGAGTTTAATTTCAAAATGTTTTCGCTATGCATCTGTTCGATAAGGAAATAATGGATGGGAGATAGGTTTGGATAATAATAATCGCTTCACTCAATCCATCTCCATTAACGCTATCAATTTGAGTTTTTGATTGTATTCATCCGGTGATTGACGTATGCAAGAAGGAACCATTTTGATCGTTGACGACGAGGAAATGATCCGCGATCTCCTTGTCGATATGCTTACCGAATCGGGCAACTATCGCATTTTCACAGCCGTCAATGGCAAGGAAGCTCTCGATATCGCCTTTCGGGAAGAAGTGGATTTAGTTCTGACCGACTTGCGGATGCCGGTTATGGGCGGGATGGAGTTGCTGGCGGAATTGCGCAAACGCCAGCCGGAAATCGCCGTCGTCATCCTCACCGGATTCGGACGGCGGGAAGACGTCATCGAAGCCTTGCGGCTTGGCGCTTCCAATTTTCTCATGAAGCCGCAAGAAGTGGAGATGATTAACACCATTGCTTCCAAAATTCTCCGAATGCGGTTCAAAGAGAAATTGGAACAGCGAATTTTCGATTATTTCGTAGAAGAAGATCAGCTTTACTACATTCCCAGCGATCCTAAATTCACATTGCCCCTCATCGATCTCATTACGGAAAAAATCGCCAAGATCGGCATCTGCGACCAATCCGAATTGATGAATACCCGCCTAGCGCTCGATGAAGCCCTGACCAACGCCATCGTTCACGGCAATCTGGAAATCGACTCCAACTCCAAAGGCGCCACGCTGGAAGAATTGATTCAATTCAACGAACTCGTCAAAACCAAAATCTCGCTTGAGCCATACTGTTCCCGCATCGTGAAAGTTGGCGCCCGCATGACGAAAAAAAAAGCCGTCTTTACCATCGAAGACGAAGGCAAGGGATTCGACTGGAAAGAGACCACAATCGACAAGGAAATCGACGAAATGCTCGTCAACCATGGCCGAGGATTAATTCTGATCCGTGCTTTTATGTCCCAGGTCGATTTTAACGAAAAAGGGAACCAGATTACGATGATTAAAGAAAAATCCGATTGATTCTTTAGCCTGAGTCATGACGGCCAGGATGAAAGGATAGACAGGATAGAGCGATGGCGCTTCACGGGCTTCCAGCCTGCAGTTTATCTCGTCCAGGCTAGAAGCCCGTACCACAAGAAATTGATTAATTGCCGTTTCGTCATAAAAGGTTTTTCTCTGTGAAATCCAAAATCACCCATGATATCCGTGATTCGAAATTTCGTGTAATTCGCGCCCTTTCGCGTTTTCACGATTCAAAAACGCAGTCTTAGGAATTCTATTCCCGTTTTTCGCAATTTCATAAAAACTTTCCTTTCCCCCCATCGGATGCCTTATCCGCAAATCTTGCGCAAAATGGCATTTCACGGCACTATTACTATCGTTTTTCAAAATCGCGTTTGATCTTTCGTTCCGGAAGCCAACGAAATGATTTCGCTAGGCGCTCCTAGCGGAATTCTTGCGTTACTTAATCCGGACAGAATCGTTTAAGAAACCCATGTTGTAATTATTTTTTATTCAAGCCTGTTGTTACTCCACTACTTCTCATAACAAAGGTAAGAGGAGAGCCATGATTGTTGCAGAAAATTTAAAAAAAGTATTCAGCCGCGTCACTGCCATCGACGACGTATCGTTCGAAATGGCCGAAGGGGAAATTCTCGGTTTCCTCGGACCGAACGGCGCGGGAAAGACGACGACCATGAGGATTCTCACCGGCTATTCCCCCCCCACCAGCGGGCGGGCGATCGTCGGCGGCCATGATGTGCGCACCGCGCCGCTGGAAGTGAGAAAAATCATCGGTTATCTTCCGGAAAACACCCCGCTCTACCTGGATATGGACGTCCTCAGTTATCTCGGCTTCGTCGCCCAGGTGAAAAACATCGCGCCCGGCGACCGCGCCGCTTCCATCCGCGAAGCGATGGACGAAACGGGAATTTCGGACGTAGCCCAACGCACCGTGGGAAAATTATCCAAGGGATACCGCCAGCGGGTGGGACTCGCCCAAGCCTTGTTGGGAAATCCTAAAGTGCTGATTCTCGACGAACCCACCGTCGGTCTCGATCCCAACCAGATTCGCGAAATCCGCCAGCTGATTAAAAACATGTCCGGCAAGCGCACCGTCATTTTGTCCACCCACATTTTGCCGGAAGTCAGCATGATTTGCGACCGCGTGCTCATCATTCACGAAGGCCGCATCGTGGCGTCCGACGCCGTCGGCGAACTGTCGCGGCGCCTCGCCAAATCCACCATCATCCGCCTGGTGCTGCGGGCGCCCAGCAGCGAGATCAACGACGCCCTCTCCGATTTAAAAGGCGTTCAGAAGATCGAAAGTTCCGAATTGCCGGATCGCGGATTCTGCCAGGTCATGATCGAAGCCAATCCGCAATTCGACATCCGTCCCGACATCGTCAACCGGGTCGCCGGCCGCGGTTGGCCTTTATACGAAATCCGTTCGATGGATCCCACGCTGGAAGACATCTTCGTGGAAATCATCGCCGGCGAAAATAAGGAGGCGTGAAATGAAAAACGCTTGGGCCATCTACAAACGCGAGCTGCGCGCCTACTTCTTTTCGCCTCTCGCCTACGTCATGTACGTTCTCTTCCTCGTCGTCTGCGCCGTCTTCTTTAACATGTACTTCTCCATGTACATCCGTTGGAGCCAAATGGCCATGATGCAGCGGCAGATGGGAGCGCCCCAGCTGCCCAATTATACGGAAACGGTTCTCTTGGGCATCACCGGCGTGATGACTTTCATCCTGCTCTTCATCGTTCCCATGATCTCCATGCGCCTCTTTGCGGAAGAGAAAAAACTGGGCACTCTCGAATTGCTCTTTACCTATCCGATTAAAGATATCGAAGTTTTAATGGGCAAATTCCTCGCCGCTTTGACGGTGCTTATCGGAATGCTCACTCTCACCTTCGTTTACGTCCTTCTGTCCAATATCGTTGTGGCGGATCAAACGTACATTCCCGCCGTCCTCGCATCCTACCTGGGCGTGCTTTTGGTAGGATCCGCTTTTCTTTCGCTGGGCATCTTTGCCTCGGCGTTGACGGAGAACCAGATCGTCGCCGGCATGGTTTCCTTTACCTCCCTGCTAGTGCTGTGGATGATCGGCTTCGTCGATGAAATCCAACCGAATACGTTTTTGGGTAAAATTTGCAACGAGATTTCCGTTTACGCCCATTTCGACGAATTCGGCAAGGGAGTCATCACGACGGGGCACGCCGCCTATTACATCCTCTTCTCCGTTTTCTTTCTCTTTTTCACGCTGCGCATACTCGAATCCAACCGGTGGAGGGGATAAATCATGTCATCCAAAAATAACGTTTTAGGAATTTTAGGAATCGTTCTCGCCGCTCTTGGATTGCTCGTCTGGGTTATCCGTATGGAACTGGTCGCCTACGCCGCGGCGCCGCTGGCGCTGGGCGGCGTCCTGATCCTGATTTACGCCGCTATGAACATCAATTTTCTTATGGAAAAACTCACAGGCCGCGCCGCGATGGAAGGCGCCAACATGGCTGTCTCCATCGCCGTCTTCCTGGCCATCGTGATTTTCCTGGAAATGCTTTTCGCCAATCACAGCGCCCGCTTCGATATGACGGAAGCGAAAAAATTCAGCCTGGCGGATCAGACTATCAACATGGTGAAGGGATTGAAAGAGCCGATTCACGCTTTGTTCCTTATCAATCCCCAAACTCCCCGCCAGACCGAACAGGCGAAAGACCTCCTTGCGTTATACGCCTTCTATTCGAATCAATTCACCTATGAACTGCTCGATCCGGAAAAGAATCCGGAAAAAGTGGAAAAATTGGCGCCCGTCACGTTAGGCGCCATCTACGTCAGCGCCAAGGAAGAACGCCGGGAAAAAGTCGATCCCGTCAACGAAAATACGCTTACCAACGCCTTGATGAAACTGATCAAAACCAGCCAGAAAGTGATCTATTTCACGACGGGCCATACCGAACGCTCCATTTCCAGCGAAGAGGAGGAAGGCATCAGCGGCATCAAGCAATTGATCGAAGAAGAAGGCTACAAAGTGCAAGAGCTGCAACTCTTCAATACCGGCGAAGTTCCCAACGACGCCGCCATGGTCGTCATCGTCCGCCCCAAGACGCCCTTCTTCGAACCGGAAATCACCGCCCTGCAGAACTATCTGAGTTATGGAGGCAAACTCATCGCCCTCATCGATCCGGAAACAAACTCCGGGTTGGAAAAGTTCCTGGACGAGAATTACGGCGTGGTTTTGGGCAACGATTGGATCGTGGAAAACAATAAAATGCTGCAACTCTTCGGCGGCAGCCCCATCGCTCCGCTCATCGCCGAACTGGGCGATCACGAAATCACTCGCGCCTTCGGCAACTCGGTTCCGGGCATCGTTTTTCCCATCGTCCGCAGCGTCACCCCGAAATCGCCCCTGCCGGAGGGCGTAAACGTTACGGAACTGGTTAAAACCAGCAAGATGAGCTGGGCGGAAACGAATATCAAGAAGTTGATGGATGAGAAGCAGGCGTTATTGGATGAGGGCGAGGACAAAGCCGGTCCCGTCGCCATCGCCGTCGCCGTCACCATGCCCGCCAAAGTGAAAATCGCCGAAGTCACGGAAGAGAAAAAGACGGATGCCGAAAATCCCGAGGAGAAAAAGGAAGAGCCGGAAACCCGCCTCATCGTCTTCGGCGATTCCGACTTTATCAACAATCAGCAATACATGCGCGGCTTGGATTTATTAATGAATTCCCTCAACTGGCTTAGCAAGCAGGAAGACATGATTTCCATTCGCCCCAAGGACGATAAGGGGGAAGCCATCATTGTCACGCCGGTTCAAGCCAATCTCGTCTTCTATACCTCCCTCGTCGCTCTGCCGAGTTGCGTCGCCATTTTCGGCTTCGTAATTTGCCTGATGAAGCGATTCCGCGGTTGAAAGGAGAAGGATGAATGAAACGCAATCTCGTTCTGCTCGTTATCGCCGCCGTTATCGCCTTGCTCTATTTTTGGGATGTGAAACGGCAAGAACAAAAAAAAGAATTGGAAGAAAAAGATAAAGAGATTATCGCCTTGAAACAAGACGAGGTGAAAGAAATCTCCATCGTCAACAAGGAAGGAACTTTCAAGGCCGTCATGGACGGAGAAAATTGGCGTATGGTGCAGCCGTTCGAAACCGGCGGCGATAAAAGCGCCTGGGACAACATCGCCCGCAGCATCACCGACGGCCAAAAACAGCGCGTCATCGACGAAAATCCCAAAGACATCGGCGTCTTCGGCCTCAAGGAACCCACGCTGCAAGTTACGGTCTCCGGCGTCAACGGCGCCACGGCTTCTACGCTCCTTTTTGGGAAAGCCACTCCCACATCCGGAAAGTATTACGCCTTGGTGAAAGGAAGCAGCGAAGTCGTTACCGTCTACAGCAGCATGTATACCAGCGGTGACAAGAAACTCTTCGACCTGCGCGACAAAACCATCGTCGATATCGACGCGGCGAAAGTCCAACGGTTCGAAGTCGATCAACCCGGCCTAAAACTCAAAGCCGACCGCAAAGGCGAAGACGAATGGACGATCACCGAACCCGTTCTAGCCCGCGCCGATTCCACGAAGATTCAAGACATGCTTAGCAAAATCAAAAACGGCAAGATCAAGCAATTCATCGACGAGCATCCCGACAACTTGGCCGCCTACGAACTGGTGCAACCCGCCACCCGCCTGGTTTTCTGGACAGGCGAAAAGGCCAACGAATCCAGCTGGTCGTCCCGCGCTCTGCTCATTGGTTGCACCAGTACAACTGATAACGTATACGCCATGCGCGAAGGCCAGAAAAACGTCTTCGCCATCGATCCCAAAGACTTGGATAAAGTGCCCTACGACGTCCTTTCCCTGCGCATGAAGAAAATTTCTTCCCTGCGTTCGTGGGATATCAAAAACGTAAAGGTTTCCGCCGCCAGCGAAACCATTTTCGAAGCTACTAAATCCAGCGGCGATTGGTATCTGCTGCCCAAAGAAGAAGGCGGAAAACTGGCGAAAGCGGAATATTCCCCCATGATGGATTTCGTGCGGGAAGCCGTCGATCTGGAAATCGCACAATTTTTGGATGACGCAACGAAAACCGCCGATCTCAGCCAACCCGTTCTTACGATAGAACTCAAGACGGACGCCAAAAGCGAAACGATCGCGCTGGCGGGACCCAAACCCTCCAGCGACGGGATTTCTTATTACTTCGGCATGAGAAAAGAACCGGATGAGGTTTACGCTTTAAATCAGGATAAAGTGGAAAAAATCATCCAAATGGCGCACAGCGTAAAAGCGGAAGAGACGCCAACCCCCACGCCGGAACCGGAAAAAAAGGCGGAAAGTACGCCGAAAAAAGAATAACTTCCCTTTTTTTAAACAAGAACAGCCCGTCTTGAATGCCAGGGCGGGCTGTTTTTTTATTTATTCCCGGTAGGAATGAATTACGCGATAAACGGATTCCAAGTTTTGCGGAATCTTGGACGCGGTTTTATCGAAACGCTCGACGTAGCGTTCATGAGCTTCTGCAATGGGTTCGACGGAGTCGACTGGGATGGAAATATGGCTCAAGGCGTCGGCAATGTCCCGATAGACGCCGCCTCCGATGCCCGCCAATATAGCGGCGCCGAGCATAGTGGCTTCCACGTCTTGCAATACATCCAAACTCCTGCCGCACATATCCGCCTTCATCTGCATCCAGAAAGGATTCTTTTGCCCGCCGCCCGCCGCGCGGATCGATTCCGCCTTCACGCCCAGACTCTGCTCGATGGCGCCAATCTGTTGATAGGTTTGATAGGACAAACCCTCGAATAGGGCGCGGGCGATGTCCCGGCGGTCGGTTTGCGTGTTGATTCCCAAAATCGTCCCCAGCGGATCGTAAGCTTGCGACGGCCCCATGCCGCGCACGAAGGCGGGCAGGAGATAGACGTTGTTGGCGCCGAGCGGCGCTTCCGCCGCTTCTTTGATGAGAACGTCGTAGGACGAACATTCTCGATAGAACTGGTTGCGCACCCATTCGATAACGCCTCCCGCGATCATCAGCGCCTGGCAGTTCCACCACCCCGGAGCGGCGTGGCATTCCCAATCCAAACCGTGGGAAAAATCCGCATCCGACGGGCGGCAGAAATCGGTAACGGCCATCAAGATTTCCCACGTCCCGTTGATGTCCAGAAATGTTTCCTTGCTGTGAATGCCGGAGCCGATGACGGCCAGTTCCGTATCATGTCCGCCGGTAGCGACGACGGTCCCGGCGGGAATGCCGCTCGTCTCGGCGGCCGCCTTCGTCACCTCGCCGACGCGGGCGCCGGAATCGTGCAGCGGACTCAAAAAATGCGCGGGAATCCCCACTTTCGCCAGCATCTCTTCCGCCCAAGTTCGCTTAGGCAGATCGAGACACATCATCGTGGAAGCGATAGTGAGTTCGGTGGAGAACTGGCCTGTAAGGCGATAAACGATGTAGTCCTGCACATGCAGCCAATAAGCGGCTTGTTCCAAAACTTGCGGTTGATTCTCTTGCAGCCAGAGAAAGCGATTAAGCGTGTTGATGGAATAATTATGATAGCCGGTGGTTTGATAAATCGCCTTCCGCCCCAATATTTCGCTGACTTTTTCCGCCTGCGCCGCCGTGCGCCCGCAATGCCAGCTGATGCAGGGATAGAGTTGCTTCTCTTCCTTGGACATAGGAACGCCATCGGCGCCGAATCCGGTTACGGCGACGCCTCGCACTTCCGGCGCTCCGCCTAATTCGCTCATTACTTTTTTCGAGCAGCCGCAGATGGAGTTCCATATTTCCTCCACATCCCAAATGCGCCATTCCGGCGGCGCATCGGGCTGCGGTTTGGGCGCATTGGGTGCGCTGGCGGATGTCAATAATTTGCCGTCCAAAGAGAAAGCGCCGGTTTTCACGCTGGTGGCGCCGATATCGATCGCAAGCAAAATCGCAGAATTCGACATGTTCATCACCTCATTCTTCCATCGAAATCAATCCGGAAAAGTATGAAATATCCATGAAAATATGGCAAGGAGGGGGGATAACGCTGGAGAATTAATTCCAAATTACGTTGGAGAAATCGATCGCTCATCGCGGCGATTCAAAGCCAGCCGGATTTCGCTGCTTACTTCTTCGTCTTTTTCATCCGGCAAGGCCGCCGCTAAACCATCGAATGCCTCATCGCCGCCGATTTCGCCCAAAGCCCAAGCGGCGTGCGCACGAATAGACGGCTCTGGATCGCGCAATGCATCAAGTAGAACTGGAACTGCGCGTCGATCGCGGCGGTTGCCTAAAGCCGCCGCCGCGTTGCGCAGCAGACCCCGCCGCTTGGCGCGCAAGATGGGGCTGCCTTTAAACCGTTGGCGAAACGCTT carries:
- a CDS encoding DUF4340 domain-containing protein — protein: MKRNLVLLVIAAVIALLYFWDVKRQEQKKELEEKDKEIIALKQDEVKEISIVNKEGTFKAVMDGENWRMVQPFETGGDKSAWDNIARSITDGQKQRVIDENPKDIGVFGLKEPTLQVTVSGVNGATASTLLFGKATPTSGKYYALVKGSSEVVTVYSSMYTSGDKKLFDLRDKTIVDIDAAKVQRFEVDQPGLKLKADRKGEDEWTITEPVLARADSTKIQDMLSKIKNGKIKQFIDEHPDNLAAYELVQPATRLVFWTGEKANESSWSSRALLIGCTSTTDNVYAMREGQKNVFAIDPKDLDKVPYDVLSLRMKKISSLRSWDIKNVKVSAASETIFEATKSSGDWYLLPKEEGGKLAKAEYSPMMDFVREAVDLEIAQFLDDATKTADLSQPVLTIELKTDAKSETIALAGPKPSSDGISYYFGMRKEPDEVYALNQDKVEKIIQMAHSVKAEETPTPTPEPEKKAESTPKKE
- a CDS encoding FGGY family carbohydrate kinase, which gives rise to MSNSAILLAIDIGATSVKTGAFSLDGKLLTSASAPNAPKPQPDAPPEWRIWDVEEIWNSICGCSKKVMSELGGAPEVRGVAVTGFGADGVPMSKEEKQLYPCISWHCGRTAAQAEKVSEILGRKAIYQTTGYHNYSINTLNRFLWLQENQPQVLEQAAYWLHVQDYIVYRLTGQFSTELTIASTMMCLDLPKRTWAEEMLAKVGIPAHFLSPLHDSGARVGEVTKAAAETSGIPAGTVVATGGHDTELAVIGSGIHSKETFLDINGTWEILMAVTDFCRPSDADFSHGLDWECHAAPGWWNCQALMIAGGVIEWVRNQFYRECSSYDVLIKEAAEAPLGANNVYLLPAFVRGMGPSQAYDPLGTILGINTQTDRRDIARALFEGLSYQTYQQIGAIEQSLGVKAESIRAAGGGQKNPFWMQMKADMCGRSLDVLQDVEATMLGAAILAGIGGGVYRDIADALSHISIPVDSVEPIAEAHERYVERFDKTASKIPQNLESVYRVIHSYRE